One stretch of Prunus persica cultivar Lovell chromosome G1, Prunus_persica_NCBIv2, whole genome shotgun sequence DNA includes these proteins:
- the LOC18787834 gene encoding agamous-like MADS-box protein AGL75: MARNKVKLAWIVNDAARKSSFRMRKACLLKKMSEINTLCDVSAFIIVYGPDSDEPTVWPDRPLVEQLVARFQSIPELERWKKMMSQETYLKDRVAKMQEQIKKIFKKNNELNTNEILYQSIQKGKSLLAFEDNDLTDLVLSLEDRMKEIQKRIDYFEKPNPSHPVRIPPEESGDQSENMSQIEGDFTESLLWYEDLGKQIGNTNGPTNSVRSDRGVPSTAYFGSLTHENEMGLLNWNFGGSNYDGSDLGLAMQIDNSEGQGNAGSDMGMSMVNYGGITSGIEMGFGMFPYNWNNVAGSTEDNGLATGGSMADKGSAGSRIDFPPRFLGGNKDGSDSGLPPGLFGGSIAGSVGLPYDVSKSGQNLFSSP, translated from the coding sequence ATGGCTAGGAATAAGGTCAAACTTGCATGGATAGTGAAtgatgctgctagaaaatccaGCTTTAGAATGAGGAAGGCATGCTTGTTAAAGAAAATGAGTGAGATAAACACCTTATGCGATGTTAGCGCCTTTATCATTGTTTATGGCCCTGATAGTGACGAGCCTACTGTGTGGCCGGATCGCCCACTGGTGGAACAATTGGTTGCAAGGTTTCAAAGCATACCGGAGCTCGAGCggtggaagaagatgatgagccAAGAGACTTACCTGAAGGATAGGGTAGCCAAAATGCAGGAGCAAATCAAgaagatttttaaaaagaacaaTGAGCTGAACACAAATGAGATCTTGTACCAAAGTATTCAAAAAGGTAAGTCGTTGCTTGCATTTGAAGATAATGATCTAACTGACTTGGTTTTGTCATTAGAGGACAGGATGAAGGAGATTCAAAAACGAATCGATTATTTTGAGAAACCTAATCCTAGTCATCCAGTCAGAATTCCTCCTGAGGAAAGTGGAGACCAATCAGAAAACATGAGCCAAATTGAAGGCGATTTTACTGAGTCTTTGTTATGGTACGAAGATTTGGGGAAGCAAATTGGGAACACTAATGGCCCTACCAACAGTGTTAGAAGTGACCGAGGGGTACCTTCAACTGCATATTTTGGTAGTTTAACTCATGAAAATGAGATGGGGTTGCTCAATTGGAACTTTGGAGGCAGCAATTATGATGGAAGTGATTTAGGGTTGGCCATGCAAATTGACAACTCTGAAGGTCAAGGGAATGCTGGAAGTGATATGGGGATGTCTATGGTGAATTATGGAGGCATTACTAGTGGAATTGAGATGGGGTTTGGGATGTTCCCTTATAATTGGAATAATGTTGCAGGTAGCACCGAGGATAATGGATTGGCTACTGGCGGCAGCATGGCGGATAAAGGCAGTGCTGGGAGTCGTATAGATTTTCCTCCTAGATTTTTGGGAGGTAACAAGGATGGAAGTGATTCAGGGCTCCCTCCTGGACTATTTGGAGGTAGCATTGCTGGAAGTGTTGGGCTTCCCTATGATGTTAGCAAAAGTGGACAAAatctattttcttctccttga